In Prescottella soli, a genomic segment contains:
- a CDS encoding carboxylesterase/lipase family protein, giving the protein MTPSLEVTTADGVVRGRRIGDLLAWRGIPFAAPPVGPLRLRAPQPTEPWTGVRDAGEFGAAAPQAPMGVTLRPGKRQPISEDCLTLNVLAPAGPSAAPRPVMVFIHGGAFVLGTTALGIYHGDRLARRGDLVYVSINYRLGPLGYLDFTEFSTPERPFDSNLGLRDQVAALQWVRRNIAAFGGDPDNVTLFGESAGATSVTTLMATPAARGLFARAIAESSAPVLVSDGRRAKRWAREFMTLLGSDDPADAARALDSATPAELGKAGNRLGAKVLAETPGLHPLGPVVDGEFLPESPLAAFTAGRAHPVPMIIGTNAKEGTLFPKMLDALPSNAARIEAMFELTNPEALARVVGAYAGYPDAAAAIDLGGDLTFWRPSVEIADAHSAHSPTYSYRFDYAPRLMHWLGLGATHALEMFAVFGYGNSAAGRALTAPGGRRRLRAVTDRVQENWISFARGGVPTPWWPRYDAEHRRTLIFDVPTRVERDPGRERRIAWSGYLGYEGEGAAEAESLP; this is encoded by the coding sequence ATGACCCCGAGTCTCGAAGTGACCACCGCCGACGGCGTCGTCCGGGGCCGCAGGATCGGTGACCTGCTCGCCTGGCGCGGAATACCGTTCGCCGCCCCGCCGGTGGGCCCGCTGCGGTTGCGGGCGCCGCAGCCCACCGAGCCGTGGACCGGGGTCCGCGACGCCGGCGAGTTCGGCGCCGCCGCTCCGCAGGCCCCGATGGGCGTGACGCTGCGGCCGGGCAAGCGCCAGCCGATCTCGGAGGACTGTCTCACGCTCAACGTGCTCGCCCCGGCGGGGCCGAGCGCCGCGCCGCGACCGGTGATGGTGTTCATCCACGGCGGCGCGTTCGTCCTGGGCACGACCGCACTGGGGATCTACCACGGGGACCGCCTCGCGCGGCGCGGCGACCTCGTGTACGTCTCGATCAACTACCGGCTGGGCCCGCTCGGCTACCTCGACTTCACCGAGTTCTCCACGCCCGAGCGGCCGTTCGACTCCAATCTGGGCCTGCGGGACCAGGTGGCCGCGCTGCAGTGGGTGCGGCGCAACATCGCCGCTTTCGGAGGCGATCCCGACAACGTCACGCTGTTCGGGGAGTCCGCGGGCGCCACGTCGGTCACCACGCTGATGGCCACACCGGCCGCGCGGGGGCTGTTCGCGCGGGCGATCGCGGAGAGTTCGGCGCCGGTGCTCGTGAGCGACGGCCGGCGGGCGAAACGCTGGGCCCGCGAGTTCATGACGCTGCTGGGTTCCGACGATCCGGCGGACGCGGCGCGGGCCCTCGACTCCGCGACGCCGGCCGAACTCGGGAAGGCCGGAAATCGGCTGGGCGCCAAGGTTCTCGCCGAGACGCCCGGACTACACCCGCTCGGCCCGGTGGTGGACGGCGAGTTCCTGCCGGAGTCGCCGCTGGCGGCATTCACGGCCGGGCGTGCGCATCCGGTGCCGATGATCATCGGCACCAACGCCAAGGAGGGCACGCTCTTCCCCAAGATGCTGGACGCCCTGCCCAGCAACGCCGCCCGCATCGAGGCGATGTTCGAGCTCACCAACCCGGAGGCCTTGGCGCGGGTCGTCGGCGCGTACGCCGGCTACCCGGACGCGGCAGCGGCGATCGACCTGGGCGGCGATCTGACGTTCTGGAGACCGTCGGTCGAGATCGCCGACGCACACTCCGCCCATTCCCCCACCTACAGTTACCGTTTCGATTACGCACCGCGCCTCATGCACTGGCTCGGCCTGGGGGCCACGCACGCGCTCGAGATGTTCGCGGTGTTCGGGTACGGCAACTCCGCCGCCGGCCGGGCCCTCACCGCCCCCGGTGGCCGACGTCGCCTGCGGGCGGTCACCGATCGAGTCCAGGAGAACTGGATCTCGTTCGCCCGGGGCGGTGTCCCGACCCCGTGGTGGCCGCGGTACGACGCCGAGCACCGACGGACCCTGATCTTCGACGTCCCCACCCGCGTCGAGCGCGATCCCGGCCGCGAGCGCCGGATCGCGTGGTCCGGGTATCTCGGCTACGAAGGCGAGGGCGCGGCCGAAGCCGAGTCCCTTCCGTGA